A window of the Cystobacter fuscus genome harbors these coding sequences:
- a CDS encoding MFS transporter has translation MALASGLAVANLYYHQPLLGDIGRTFQASDRAVGLVATVSQVGYALGLLLIVPLGDSLERRRVIVLMTLLVSLALTGVALAPHLPTLVLASGLVGVTTVVPQLLVPFAAHLAAPEQRGRVVGQVMSGLLIGILLSRTAAGFVGVQFGWRSMFWFAAGLMLVLAGVLRLTLPHQPASASWSYPALLRSLVELVREEPVLRLHSLLGALTFGAFSAFWSTLALHLHALPQHYGARVAGLFGVVGVAGAIAAPLVGRYSDTRGDRRINAFSLGILLVSFVVLGVAGQWLWGIALGVILLDLGAQANHISNQARVYALRPEARSRLNTVYMVTYFVGGALGSGLGSLAWSHLGWPGVCAVGGLLPLVGLLVLGAAASPRQVEQPRA, from the coding sequence ATGGCCCTCGCCTCGGGCCTCGCGGTCGCCAACCTCTACTACCACCAGCCCCTGCTCGGAGACATCGGCCGGACGTTCCAGGCCTCGGATCGGGCGGTGGGCCTCGTCGCCACGGTGTCCCAGGTGGGCTACGCCCTGGGGCTGTTGCTCATCGTCCCCCTGGGTGACAGCCTCGAGCGGCGCCGCGTCATCGTCCTCATGACGCTGCTGGTGAGTCTCGCGCTGACGGGCGTGGCCCTGGCCCCCCACCTGCCCACGTTGGTGCTCGCCAGTGGCCTGGTGGGCGTGACCACGGTGGTGCCCCAGTTGCTCGTGCCCTTCGCCGCGCACCTGGCCGCCCCGGAGCAGCGCGGGCGCGTGGTGGGGCAGGTGATGAGCGGATTGCTCATCGGCATCCTCCTGTCGCGCACGGCGGCGGGCTTCGTCGGCGTGCAGTTCGGCTGGCGCTCCATGTTCTGGTTCGCCGCGGGCTTGATGCTGGTGCTCGCGGGGGTGCTGCGGCTCACGCTGCCCCATCAGCCCGCGAGCGCCTCCTGGTCCTACCCGGCCTTGCTGCGCTCGCTGGTGGAGCTGGTGCGCGAGGAGCCCGTGCTCCGGCTCCACTCCCTGCTGGGCGCGCTCACCTTCGGGGCCTTCAGCGCCTTCTGGAGCACGCTGGCGCTCCACCTGCACGCCCTGCCTCAGCACTACGGCGCGCGCGTCGCGGGGCTGTTTGGCGTGGTGGGCGTGGCTGGAGCCATCGCCGCGCCCCTGGTGGGCCGCTACAGCGACACCCGTGGGGATCGGCGCATCAACGCCTTCTCCCTGGGCATCCTGCTCGTCTCCTTCGTCGTGCTCGGCGTGGCGGGTCAGTGGCTGTGGGGCATCGCCCTGGGCGTCATCCTGTTGGACCTGGGCGCCCAGGCCAATCACATCTCCAACCAGGCGCGCGTCTACGCCCTCCGCCCCGAGGCCCGCAGCCGCCTCAACACCGTCTATATGGTGACGTACTTCGTGGGCGGGGCACTCGGCTCGGGGCTGGGCAGTCTGGCCTGGAGCCATCTGGGGTGGCCAGGCGTGTGCGCCGTGGGGGGGCTGCTGCCGCTCGTGGGCTTGCTGGTCCTGGGGGCCGCCGCTTCACCGCGACAGGTGGAGCAGCCCCGGGCATAG
- a CDS encoding GspE/PulE family protein has translation MTDFLRTLTRGIWVISLLILAGGLSLWLVKNPARDMTTLQALGGHLRERAVTPLGLLGLSLVLGVGGVWLERRGPRSTRAREQRPVLSPLEVVNAEVAVAVRELLAELNTTLRRYVLRAEPDMIAFVDALLDGAIRVGASDVHVHPLEMGTRIAFRVHGVLEEVMMLSRENHPRLINRLKVLSKVVLFRTDRPQDGHFSIQTPEGPADIRVSLLPTNHGESVALRIARSSVRLPRLSNLGFPQQLLAPFQRVLDLPQGVIFVAGATGSGKTTTLYASLGYIKETRGDMTRIATIEDPIEYDVPLFSQTQVNTEQGFTFAQGLRSVLRQDPNVIMVGEIRDAETARTAIQAGLSGHLLLTTVHANSAAGVFNRLIEMGVEPFLLASASVASISQRLVRSLCPHCRVPFQPENEEVVRLHAAGLPTSGPFYGASGCERCGGSGFLGRTALYEVLSVTPTIRECINTKVPTSQTHDMAVKEGMVPLLAAGLERVHAGTTTLKEVFRVVG, from the coding sequence ATGACCGACTTCCTGCGCACCCTCACTCGAGGCATCTGGGTGATCTCGCTGCTGATTCTCGCTGGCGGGCTGAGCCTGTGGCTGGTGAAGAACCCCGCGCGGGACATGACGACTCTCCAGGCGCTGGGTGGACACCTGCGCGAGCGCGCCGTCACTCCGCTGGGGTTGCTGGGCCTGTCGCTGGTGCTGGGCGTGGGCGGTGTGTGGCTGGAGCGCCGCGGCCCCCGCTCGACCCGGGCCCGCGAGCAACGCCCGGTCCTGTCGCCGCTGGAGGTGGTGAACGCGGAGGTGGCGGTCGCCGTGCGCGAGCTGCTCGCCGAGCTGAACACCACGCTGCGCCGCTACGTGCTGCGCGCCGAGCCCGACATGATCGCCTTCGTGGATGCCCTGCTCGATGGGGCCATCCGGGTGGGAGCCAGCGATGTGCACGTGCACCCGCTGGAGATGGGCACGCGCATCGCCTTCCGCGTCCACGGCGTGCTCGAGGAGGTGATGATGCTCTCCCGGGAGAACCACCCCCGCCTCATCAACCGCCTGAAGGTGCTGTCCAAGGTGGTGCTCTTCCGGACGGATCGGCCCCAGGACGGCCACTTCTCCATTCAAACGCCCGAGGGCCCCGCGGACATCCGGGTGTCGTTGTTGCCCACCAACCACGGGGAGTCGGTGGCCCTGCGCATCGCGCGCAGCAGCGTGCGGCTGCCCCGGCTGTCCAACCTGGGCTTTCCCCAGCAGTTGCTCGCGCCGTTCCAGCGCGTGCTCGATCTGCCCCAGGGCGTCATCTTCGTCGCCGGCGCCACCGGCAGTGGCAAGACGACGACGCTGTACGCCTCGCTCGGCTACATCAAGGAGACGCGCGGCGACATGACGCGCATCGCCACCATCGAGGATCCGATCGAATACGACGTCCCGCTCTTCTCCCAGACGCAGGTGAACACCGAGCAGGGCTTCACCTTCGCGCAAGGGCTGCGCTCGGTGCTGCGCCAGGATCCCAACGTCATCATGGTGGGAGAGATCCGGGACGCGGAGACGGCGCGCACGGCGATCCAGGCCGGGCTGAGCGGGCACCTGCTCTTGACGACGGTGCATGCGAACTCGGCGGCGGGCGTCTTCAACCGGCTCATCGAGATGGGCGTCGAGCCCTTCCTGCTCGCGTCCGCCTCGGTGGCCAGCATCTCGCAACGGCTCGTGCGCTCGCTGTGCCCCCACTGCCGCGTGCCCTTCCAGCCGGAGAACGAGGAGGTGGTGCGGCTGCACGCGGCGGGCCTGCCCACCTCGGGTCCGTTCTACGGGGCCTCGGGCTGCGAGCGCTGTGGGGGCTCGGGCTTCCTGGGGCGAACCGCGCTCTACGAGGTCCTCAGCGTGACCCCGACCATTCGCGAGTGCATCAACACCAAGGTTCCCACCTCCCAGACCCATGACATGGCGGTGAAGGAAGGCATGGTGCCCCTGCTCGCGGCGGGTCTGGAGCGTGTCCACGCCGGCACCACGACGCTGAAGGAAGTCTTCCGGGTGGTCGGATGA
- a CDS encoding PEGA domain-containing protein, with amino-acid sequence MSQEHASQKVAAVLKLGSALCAMAAAGVLILPLVRGEVRTGPRDITLTPITTEDEETQAEEDVEVESAGKPIRETRSAFEGAILSLESQPSEATVKVNGRDQGETPVMVGLECAPGEPVVITFSRRGFESTTHRTPCPRDEMVKVKARLKQSIRGTAGKR; translated from the coding sequence GTGAGCCAGGAGCACGCCAGCCAGAAGGTCGCCGCGGTGCTGAAGCTCGGCTCCGCCCTGTGTGCGATGGCCGCCGCCGGAGTGCTGATCCTGCCCCTCGTGCGAGGAGAGGTGCGCACCGGGCCACGCGACATCACCCTGACGCCCATCACCACCGAGGACGAGGAGACGCAGGCCGAGGAGGACGTGGAGGTGGAGTCCGCCGGCAAGCCCATCCGGGAGACGCGCTCCGCCTTCGAGGGGGCCATTCTCTCGCTCGAGTCCCAGCCCTCGGAAGCCACCGTCAAGGTCAATGGCAGGGATCAGGGTGAGACCCCGGTCATGGTGGGACTCGAATGCGCGCCGGGCGAACCGGTCGTCATCACGTTCTCCCGGCGTGGCTTCGAGAGCACGACCCACCGTACGCCCTGCCCCCGGGATGAGATGGTCAAGGTGAAGGCCCGGCTGAAACAGAGCATCCGGGGGACCGCTGGCAAGCGGTGA
- a CDS encoding KamA family radical SAM protein codes for MSSPLPPSKGAPARPASQAGRAVLFPEATDAQWADWRWHQRNAVRNLAQLEKVIPLTPDERAGVQETSSLFRVGISPYYLSLIDRDHPLCPIRMQSIPVRAEARVRPGELEDPLGEDKTRPEEAIVHKYPDRVLFLALDTCSVYCRHCTRRRITKGGEAELSKEQMRRGIEYIRRHPEVRDVLISGGDPFLLTEERLEELLAPLYDIPHVEMVRIGTRVPVCLPMRVTDSLARLLRRYAPVYVVTHFNHPKEVTPEAREACERLVDHGVPVENQAVLMRRLNSDARIIQELSHALLRIRVRPYYLHQMDVAQGCEHLRTPLAKGVEILQQLRGHTSGLAVPHLAVDLPGGGGKVTLQPDYVVERGAHETVFRNYKGERYVYPEPEELDCSCPYDAVWRERRWG; via the coding sequence ATGTCCTCCCCCCTCCCGCCCTCCAAGGGCGCTCCCGCGCGTCCCGCCTCCCAGGCTGGCCGCGCGGTCTTGTTTCCCGAGGCCACCGACGCGCAGTGGGCCGACTGGCGCTGGCACCAGCGCAACGCCGTGCGCAACCTCGCGCAGCTCGAGAAGGTCATCCCCCTCACGCCCGATGAGCGCGCGGGCGTGCAGGAAACCTCCTCGCTCTTCCGCGTGGGCATCAGCCCGTACTACCTGTCCCTCATCGACCGGGACCATCCCCTCTGTCCCATCCGCATGCAGTCCATCCCCGTGCGCGCCGAGGCCCGCGTGCGCCCCGGGGAGCTCGAGGATCCCCTCGGCGAGGACAAGACCCGGCCCGAGGAGGCCATCGTCCACAAGTACCCGGACCGCGTCCTCTTCCTCGCGCTCGACACCTGCTCCGTCTACTGCCGCCACTGCACCCGCCGCCGCATCACCAAGGGCGGCGAGGCCGAGCTCTCCAAGGAGCAGATGCGGCGCGGCATCGAGTACATCCGCCGCCACCCCGAGGTGCGCGACGTGCTCATCTCGGGAGGAGATCCCTTCCTCCTCACCGAGGAGCGGCTCGAGGAGCTGCTCGCGCCCCTGTACGACATCCCCCACGTGGAGATGGTGCGCATCGGCACGCGCGTGCCCGTGTGTCTGCCCATGCGCGTCACCGACTCGCTCGCCCGGCTGCTGCGCCGCTACGCCCCCGTCTACGTCGTCACCCACTTCAATCACCCGAAGGAAGTGACTCCCGAGGCGCGCGAGGCCTGCGAGCGGCTCGTGGACCATGGTGTCCCCGTGGAGAACCAGGCCGTGCTCATGCGGCGGCTCAACTCGGACGCGCGCATCATCCAGGAGCTGTCCCACGCGCTGCTGCGCATCCGCGTGCGCCCCTACTACCTCCACCAGATGGATGTGGCCCAGGGCTGCGAGCACCTGCGCACCCCCCTGGCCAAGGGCGTGGAGATCCTCCAGCAGTTGCGCGGCCATACCTCCGGACTCGCCGTGCCCCACCTCGCCGTGGACCTGCCCGGCGGGGGCGGCAAGGTGACGCTCCAGCCGGACTACGTGGTGGAGCGCGGCGCGCACGAGACCGTGTTCCGCAACTACAAGGGCGAGCGCTACGTCTACCCCGAGCCGGAAGAGCTCGACTGCTCCTGCCCCTACGACGCCGTGTGGCGCGAGCGGCGCTGGGGGTAG
- a CDS encoding KamA family radical SAM protein produces MTTTPIRGKAASAGPAQQPFSYPLRREFVEPDWRRLPGYKDVTQAEWESSVWQRKHTVKNLKELQAVLGSLLPQELLASLERDQRERATMSILVPPQMINTMDETDLWNDPVRRYMLPAFDDRHPEWPNHPKASRDSLHEAEMWAVEGLTHRYPTKVLAEMLPTCPQYCGHCTRMDLVGNDVPQVQKHRFHLGQKERYEQMLDYLRRTPTVRDVVVSGGDIANLPIQALEPFVSALLDIPNIRDIRLASKGLMAIPQHFLQDSVLQGLERLAKKANERGVDLALHTHVNNARQLTPLVGKAVRKLLDMGFRDVRNQGVLLRGVNGTPKELLELCFTLLDHAKILPYYFYMCDMIPNSEHWRLSVAEAQQLQHDIMGYMPGFATPRIVCDVPFVGKRWVHQVAEYDRERGISYWTKNYRTGIEGDDAAALTRKYEYFDPIYTLPESGRQWWREQAQAA; encoded by the coding sequence ATGACGACGACGCCCATTCGCGGAAAGGCCGCCTCGGCCGGCCCCGCTCAGCAGCCTTTCTCCTATCCGCTTCGCCGTGAGTTCGTGGAGCCCGATTGGAGGCGCCTGCCCGGGTACAAGGACGTGACCCAGGCCGAGTGGGAAAGCTCCGTCTGGCAGCGCAAGCACACCGTCAAGAACCTCAAGGAACTCCAGGCCGTCCTCGGCTCCCTCCTGCCGCAGGAACTCCTGGCCAGCCTGGAGCGCGATCAGCGTGAGCGCGCGACGATGTCCATCCTCGTGCCGCCCCAGATGATCAACACGATGGATGAGACGGACCTGTGGAACGATCCGGTCCGCCGCTACATGCTGCCCGCCTTCGACGACCGGCACCCCGAGTGGCCCAACCACCCCAAGGCCAGCCGCGACAGCCTCCACGAGGCGGAGATGTGGGCCGTCGAGGGCCTCACCCATCGCTACCCCACCAAGGTGCTGGCGGAGATGCTCCCCACCTGCCCCCAGTACTGCGGCCACTGCACCCGCATGGACCTGGTGGGCAATGACGTGCCCCAGGTCCAGAAGCACCGCTTCCACCTCGGTCAGAAGGAACGCTACGAGCAGATGCTCGACTACCTGCGCCGCACTCCCACCGTGCGCGACGTGGTCGTCAGCGGCGGCGACATCGCCAACCTGCCCATCCAGGCGCTCGAGCCCTTCGTCAGCGCCCTGCTCGACATCCCCAACATCCGGGACATCCGCCTGGCCAGCAAGGGGCTCATGGCCATCCCCCAACACTTCCTCCAGGACTCCGTCCTCCAGGGCCTGGAGCGCCTCGCCAAGAAGGCCAACGAGCGCGGCGTGGACCTCGCGCTCCACACCCACGTCAACAACGCGCGCCAGCTCACCCCCCTCGTCGGCAAGGCCGTGCGCAAGCTGCTCGACATGGGCTTCCGCGACGTGCGCAACCAGGGCGTCCTCCTGCGCGGCGTCAACGGTACCCCCAAGGAGCTGCTCGAGCTGTGCTTCACCCTGCTCGATCACGCGAAGATCCTGCCGTACTACTTCTACATGTGCGACATGATCCCCAACTCGGAGCACTGGCGGCTGAGCGTGGCCGAGGCCCAGCAGCTCCAGCACGACATCATGGGCTACATGCCCGGCTTCGCCACCCCGCGCATCGTGTGTGACGTGCCCTTCGTGGGCAAGCGCTGGGTCCATCAGGTCGCCGAGTACGATCGCGAGCGCGGCATCTCGTACTGGACCAAGAACTACCGCACCGGCATCGAAGGGGATGACGCCGCGGCGCTCACCCGCAAGTACGAGTACTTCGATCCCATCTACACGCTGCCCGAGTCCGGACGGCAGTGGTGGCGTGAGCAGGCCCAGGCGGCGTGA
- a CDS encoding serine/threonine protein kinase, producing MKKPTLFGKYLLLERINVGGMAEVFTAKAFGVEGFERILAIKKILPTMAEDDEFITMFIDEARISVQLNHANIVHIHELGKHEDTYFIAMEYVPGRDLRTILERYRRRKEIMPTAQAVFLASKICEGLDYAHRKKDARGQDLNIIHRDISPQNILISYEGEVKLIDFGIAKAANRSQKTQAGILKGKFGYMSPEQVRGLPIDRRSDIFAVGVILYEMLTGERLFVGESDFSTLEKVRNAEVPAPRQFNPNIPAGLEKVLMKALSGEADTRYQWGSDLQEDLMRFLLAGDAIYSSKHLSAYMKEVFAEDILREAEKMERYASIERPEQIEATGVTGDMLRAARKPQAGPSLPASTRPSPSSASSSARAEYESPSEEDEEPQDEEVGAGDKTQIVDSSSFVFRGQEERESKRPSTVPSGPSDSVLVDDSLTGETAYIADSESTHAPSARNSGKPQVVIGEGEGYAGATVIGPAPTSRPEPEEMDAPNATRVGSPGARSSSTMLSPALTGERPRLDDEDPDTYDDSSEDERTDAGRDPREEEMTGPIHVPEMEQEEPPEKVAPLPKKAPKPAAQVSRKPPSKVIIASAAAAALVLLVVLGAVLFSGPSTGSLMISVQPAGAEVQIDGQAYPQNKVIELPEGVHSLTASSPGHLSAVQEIRVTPGQQPQLISLVLKAEPSAPGTPPADDQAVAATGTGTPSSNPPIEQQQAPAAAPGETVAGTGTGTGTPPPATEEPPKPALFSAVFVGEPGGAEVEVGGKRVGKTPDATLANLTVGKTYTFVATRAGYQSYSGEFRSNGEEQVKVSFVLKKEEPPPTTAERPSTPKPAVDRPVAKPTAAKVATAKPQAVAKGKLACSSRPLGAQIWVDGKYSGRDTPAALGNPLVLPVGSHTIVFKLGSQQSKPQKVTITEGDMAKLVNVQLE from the coding sequence ATGAAGAAGCCGACCCTATTTGGGAAGTACCTCCTCCTCGAGCGCATCAACGTTGGCGGCATGGCGGAGGTTTTCACGGCCAAGGCCTTCGGCGTCGAAGGGTTCGAGCGCATCCTCGCCATCAAGAAGATCCTCCCGACGATGGCGGAGGACGATGAGTTCATCACGATGTTCATCGACGAGGCGCGGATCAGCGTGCAGCTGAACCACGCCAACATCGTGCACATCCACGAGCTGGGCAAGCACGAGGACACCTACTTCATCGCCATGGAGTACGTGCCTGGGCGCGACCTGCGCACCATTCTCGAGCGCTACCGTCGGCGCAAGGAGATCATGCCCACGGCCCAGGCCGTCTTCCTGGCCTCGAAAATCTGCGAGGGCCTCGATTACGCGCACCGCAAGAAGGACGCCCGCGGCCAGGACCTGAACATCATCCACCGCGACATCTCTCCGCAGAACATCCTCATCTCGTACGAGGGAGAGGTGAAGCTCATCGACTTCGGTATCGCCAAGGCGGCGAACCGGTCGCAGAAGACGCAAGCCGGCATCCTCAAGGGGAAGTTCGGGTACATGAGCCCGGAGCAGGTCCGTGGCCTCCCCATCGACCGGCGCAGTGACATCTTCGCGGTGGGCGTCATCCTCTACGAGATGCTGACGGGAGAGCGGTTGTTCGTCGGTGAGTCCGACTTCTCCACCCTGGAGAAGGTGCGCAATGCCGAGGTGCCCGCTCCGCGGCAGTTCAACCCGAACATCCCCGCCGGACTCGAGAAGGTGTTGATGAAGGCCCTCTCCGGAGAGGCCGATACCCGGTACCAGTGGGGCTCGGACCTGCAGGAGGACCTGATGCGCTTCCTCCTCGCGGGCGATGCCATCTACTCGTCCAAGCACCTCTCGGCCTACATGAAGGAGGTCTTCGCCGAGGACATCCTGCGCGAAGCCGAGAAGATGGAGCGCTATGCCTCCATCGAGCGCCCAGAGCAGATCGAGGCCACCGGCGTCACTGGTGACATGTTGCGCGCTGCCCGCAAGCCGCAGGCGGGCCCCTCCCTGCCGGCGTCCACTCGTCCCTCGCCCTCCTCGGCTTCATCCTCCGCGCGCGCAGAGTATGAGTCTCCTTCCGAGGAGGATGAGGAGCCACAAGACGAAGAGGTGGGGGCGGGAGACAAAACGCAGATCGTCGATTCCTCCTCCTTTGTTTTTCGAGGACAGGAGGAAAGAGAGAGCAAGCGGCCCTCCACCGTCCCCTCCGGACCCTCGGACAGCGTGCTGGTGGACGACAGCCTGACGGGTGAAACGGCGTACATCGCCGATTCGGAATCCACGCACGCTCCCTCGGCCCGCAACAGCGGCAAACCCCAGGTGGTCATCGGGGAAGGAGAGGGCTATGCCGGAGCGACGGTCATCGGCCCCGCGCCCACCTCCCGGCCGGAGCCGGAGGAGATGGATGCCCCCAACGCCACCCGGGTGGGGTCTCCGGGCGCTCGCAGTTCCAGTACCATGTTGAGTCCGGCGCTCACGGGCGAGCGGCCGCGGCTGGACGACGAGGATCCCGACACCTACGACGACTCGTCCGAGGATGAACGCACGGACGCCGGGAGGGATCCCCGGGAAGAGGAGATGACGGGACCCATCCACGTCCCGGAAATGGAGCAGGAGGAGCCGCCCGAGAAGGTCGCGCCGCTCCCCAAGAAGGCGCCCAAGCCTGCCGCCCAGGTCAGCCGGAAGCCGCCATCCAAGGTGATCATCGCCAGTGCCGCAGCCGCCGCGCTGGTGCTGCTCGTCGTCCTCGGGGCCGTGTTGTTCTCCGGACCCAGCACGGGCAGCTTGATGATCTCCGTTCAACCCGCGGGCGCCGAGGTCCAGATCGACGGGCAGGCCTACCCCCAGAACAAGGTCATCGAACTGCCAGAAGGCGTCCATTCGCTGACCGCGTCCTCCCCCGGACACCTGTCGGCGGTTCAGGAGATTCGCGTCACCCCGGGGCAGCAGCCGCAGCTCATCTCGCTCGTGCTGAAGGCGGAGCCCTCGGCGCCTGGCACTCCTCCCGCCGATGACCAGGCGGTGGCGGCCACGGGCACCGGGACCCCTTCCTCCAATCCTCCAATCGAACAGCAGCAGGCTCCCGCAGCCGCTCCGGGCGAGACCGTAGCGGGCACGGGGACCGGTACCGGCACGCCCCCTCCTGCCACGGAGGAGCCCCCCAAGCCGGCCCTGTTCTCGGCGGTGTTCGTGGGGGAACCGGGCGGCGCCGAGGTCGAGGTGGGTGGCAAGCGCGTGGGAAAGACGCCCGATGCCACGCTCGCCAATCTCACCGTGGGCAAGACCTACACCTTCGTGGCGACCCGTGCAGGCTATCAGTCCTACTCGGGTGAGTTCCGCTCCAATGGCGAGGAGCAGGTCAAGGTCTCCTTCGTCCTCAAGAAGGAGGAGCCTCCACCCACGACCGCCGAGCGTCCCTCGACGCCCAAGCCCGCTGTCGACCGCCCCGTGGCCAAGCCCACCGCGGCGAAGGTCGCCACCGCCAAGCCCCAGGCCGTCGCCAAGGGCAAGCTCGCCTGTAGCTCGCGTCCGCTCGGTGCCCAGATCTGGGTGGATGGCAAGTACTCGGGTCGGGATACCCCCGCCGCGCTCGGCAACCCCCTCGTGCTTCCCGTGGGCAGCCATACCATCGTCTTCAAGCTCGGCTCCCAACAGAGCAAGCCCCAGAAGGTGACCATCACCGAAGGGGACATGGCCAAGCTCGTCAACGTGCAGCTCGAGTAG
- a CDS encoding YccF domain-containing protein, which translates to MRLLLNLLWVVLGGGFIIALEYLLGGLLLCLTIVGIPFGVQCFKLAGLGLFPFGKDIVDVPGASSLGCVLNVFWIVVAGVWIFLSHIGLALGLAVTLIGIPFAIQHVKLALLALAPFGKLVRNA; encoded by the coding sequence ATGCGACTGCTCCTCAATCTCCTGTGGGTCGTACTCGGTGGTGGATTCATCATCGCGCTCGAGTACCTGCTCGGTGGGCTCCTGCTCTGCCTCACCATCGTCGGCATCCCCTTTGGAGTGCAGTGCTTCAAGCTCGCCGGGCTCGGCTTGTTCCCGTTCGGCAAGGACATCGTCGACGTGCCAGGCGCCAGTTCCCTGGGCTGCGTGCTCAACGTCTTCTGGATCGTCGTCGCTGGCGTGTGGATCTTCTTGAGCCACATCGGGCTTGCCCTGGGGCTCGCCGTGACCCTCATCGGAATCCCCTTCGCCATCCAGCACGTCAAGCTCGCCCTGCTCGCCCTCGCCCCCTTCGGCAAGCTCGTGCGCAACGCGTGA